In a single window of the Zea mays cultivar B73 chromosome 5, Zm-B73-REFERENCE-NAM-5.0, whole genome shotgun sequence genome:
- the LOC100382841 gene encoding Very-long-chain aldehyde decarbonylase GL1-4 gives MATRPGPLTEWPWQRLGNFKYLVMAPVAVHGARRVVARGWGDIDLAFALILPSLLLRMVHNQIWISAARYQTARSKHRIVDRGIEFDQVDRERGWDDQIILNGLLFYVGYLAIPSARRMPAWRSDGAVAMALLHAGPVEFLYYWFHRALHHHFLYSRYHSHHHSSIVTEPITSVIHPFAEHMVYYVLFAIPMLSTLYMGNASVLGIVLYIAYIDFMNNMGHCNFELVPRWMFQLFPPLKYLMYTPSFHSLHHTQFRTNYSLFMPLYDYVYSTMDKSSDQLYETSLRGAEETPGLVHLTHMTDLQSVYHLRIGFASVASRPSATGAMWWYMWVLWPVAWLSMALAWAYGSSAFVVERIKLGKLRMQTWAVPRYNFQYGLSWERESINGLIERAILDADARGVKVLSLGLLNQAKQLNGGGELFRHRYPKLRVRLVDGSGLATAVVLRSIPRDAKQVLLHAGPSKVACATAAALCERGVQVVMNPNKEYDMLKSQIADSKASYLERRSDNHHTPQVWLVDSIDDEEQKMAPKGAVFVPISQFPIKKIRKDCTYLSTPAMKIPETMQNIHACENWLPRRVMSAWRIGGILHALEGWTVHECGDAMVHADKAWSAAIRHGFVPLTKA, from the exons ATGGCCACCAGGCCGGGCCCTTTGACTGAATGGCCATGGCAAAGGCTTGGAAACTTCAAG TACTTGGTGATGGCTCCCGTGGCGGTCCACGGCGCGCGGCGGGTGGTCGCGCGGGGCTGGGGCGACATCGACCTGGCCTTCGCGCTCATCCTGCCGTCGCTGCTGCTGCGGATGGTGCACAACCAGATCTGGATCAGCGCCGCGCGCTACCAGACGGCGCGCAGCAAGCACCGCATCGTCGACCGCGGCATCGAGTTCGACCAGGTCGACCGGGAGCGCGGCTG GGACGACCAGATCATCCTCAACGGCCTGCTCTTCTACGTTGGCTACCTGGCGATCCCCAGCGCGAGGCGCATGCCGGCGTGGAGGTCGGACGGCGCCGTGGCGATGGCGCTGCTCCACGCCGGGCCCGTGGAGTTCCTCTACTACTGGTTCCACCGGGCGCTGCACCACCACTTCCTCTACTCGCGCTACCACTCGCACCACCACTCCTCCATCGTCACCGAGCCCATCACAT CCGTGATCCATCCCTTCGCTGAGCACATGGTCTACTACGTCCTGTTCGCCATCCCCATGCTTTCGACTCTCTACATGGGGAACGCCTCCGTCCTGGGCATCGTGCTCTACATCGCCTACATCGACTTCATGAACAACATGGGGCACTGCAACTTCGAGCTGGTGCCCAGGTGGATGTTCCAGCTCTTCCCTCCCCTCAAGTACCTCATGTACACGCCGTC GTTCCATTCTCTGCACCACACGCAGTTCCGCACGAACTACTCGCTGTTCATGCCGCTCTACGACTACGTATACAGCACCATGGACAAGTCGTCTGACCAGCTGTACGAGACCTCGCTCAGGGGAGCGGAGGAGACGCCTGGCCTCGTCCACCTCACGCACATGACCGACCTGCAGTCGGTCTACCACCTGCGGATCGGCTTCGCCTCCGTGGCGTCCAGACCGTCTGCCACCGGCGCCATGTGGTGGTACATGTGGGTGCTGTGGCCCGTGGCGTGGCTGTCCATGGCGCTCGCGTGGGCCTACGGGTCCTCCGCGTTCGTCGTCGAGAGGATCAAACTCGGGAAGCTGAGGATGCAAACGTGGGCAGTGCCAAGATACAACTTCCAG TACGGCCTGAGCTGGGAGAGAGAATCGATCAACGGCCTAATCGAAAGGGCGATACTAGATGCTGATGCGAGAGGTGTCAAGGTGCTCAGCCTAGGACTGTTGAACCAGGCGAAACAGCTGAACGGCGGCGGCGAGCTGTTCAGGCACAGGTATCCCAAGCTCAGAGTTCGCCTCGTCGACGGAAGTGGCCTAGCGACTGCTGTGGTGCTCAGGAGCATTCCTCGTGACGCGAAGCAGGTTCTCCTCCACGCAGGCCCTTCTAAGGTAGCGTGCGCCACGGCTGCTGCGTTGTGCGAGAGGGGCGTCCAG GTCGTCATGAACCCAAACAAGGAATATGATATGCTCAAGTCACAGATTGCAGATAGCAAAGCAAGCTATTTGGAACGACGCTCCGACAACCACCACACGCCTCAG GTTTGGCTAGTAGACAGCATCGACGACGAGGAACAGAAGATGGCACCGAAAGGAGCCGTATTCGTCCCAATCTCACAGTTCCCCATCAAGAAAATCCGCAAGGATTGCACCTACCTGAGCACTCCAGCAATGAAGATCCCTGAAACCATGCAAAATATCCATGCCTGCGAG AACTGGCTGCCAAGACGGGTGATGAGCGCCTGGCGCATCGGCGGGATACTTCACGCCCTGGAAGGGTGGACCGTGCACGAGTGTGGGGACGCCATGGTGCATGCTGACAAAGCATGGTCAGCTGCTATTAGGCACGGATTCGTTCCTTTGACGAAAGCCTGA